The DNA region GAATAGTCAAAGTCACAAACTGTCTAGAAATTAATCATAAGGTCAGATACGCTTGCAAACTCATAATGTTGATGATGCATTCCAACTTAAAAGTTCAAAATGCTGATTAAATTCAATTAGTTTTTATAGTATGCATACCTAACTGATTAAATTTGTTCATCTCTGCTTTTACGTTCGCTTGCATTTCTTCACTGGATTAGTTTTTGTCTAGTGTTCCAACTGTTTTGTAGCAAGGCTTGTGAGGCAAAAATCATATTGTCACTTCATAAGAATTATTTGTGTTAGTTTGATTGTTGAACAATCACAGTTTTATCCTTAAATTGATCCAAATGTGACTGTGTTTCATGTGATAATAAACTCTGTTTGATCTAAATGCCATAATTGACTCCAAGTTATTTCAACCTAACTAGTTGAAACGGCAAGTCCTATTTAATgtcaataaattaaaaaaaaaaaacatgataaaATTTGCGTTTCAAGAGACTTAAAATACAATCTGCATTACCCACGTAAAGATGCACCTACTAGAAACATTTGTCTATTGGCTTAAATTAAGTTGGTTTCTTAATGTGATAATAAACTCTGTTTGATCTAAATGCCATAATTGACTCCAAGTTATTTCAACCTAACTAGTTGAAACGGCAAGTCCTATTTAATgtcaataaattaaaaaaaaaacatgataaaATTTGCGTGAGACTATTCAAGAGACTTAAAATATAATCTGCATTACCCACGTAAAGATGCACCTACTAGAAACATTTGTCTATTGGCTTAAATTAAGTTGGTTTCTTAAATCATTCTCAATTTCTGAGAAAAAACAGCATCTTTTATTGGAATCCTTTGTCACAATCTTTTGTAAATATGAAAAAACAAATGGCATGCTGAAGAGAACTTCATTGAATGGAACCGCTACGCTGTTCTAGATTTCCATGCCTTCGATAATTTTCTTGAGAAATACCGTGCAGCATTAACACCTCCAGTAGCAATCAGTCCAGATATCGCTTGCCTTCCACTAGACATCATCACAATACGTCTCGAAGTATTTGTCACAAGGCTAGCAGCTAACTCTCTGGAAGCGACGATGTTACAGGGTTTCACAATTCCTGTAGTAGCACACACCTTATTTTTGTATGCGTAAAACAACATTAACTAAAACACTTATATCCACACGGTGAGGACCATTACCTTCTGCATTCATCTTATGCTTCAAGCTCAATTGGCTTTGGATGGCCCAGGGAAGAGAACATAGGTGATTGTTCGTCGCAGATGAGCCGCAGTCCTACTTAATTGTCAGTATTGCTAAATCAATAACCATTACCATTAGCTAAAACATTGTCCAATGCGAACTATATATAACAAACAATAATAAATTAGCTAGATGAACCTTACCCTGCCCAGTGAATTCTACCTAAATGTTATGTCGCTAGTGATGCCCATATCTTAGATCAATTTTAGCTGTGTTAATTAGAATTCTCTTTGATGATCCGTTTCTCTTACTGCAGTTTCAATCAATTTTAGATGTCATTCCCCtagtttttttgtttgtttaacaTTCAGATGGTAAGTCATTTGCTAAGGGTTCTATAGAAGTATAGACAATTTTGGAGGATAGACGAACATAGGCACTGGCCAGGGAATTACATTGGATGACATTAGATCTTCCAATGGACTTCCGACAGATTACCAAACCAACTGCAGAGAACACTCAACTCTCGGGTTAAAGTCGAGGCAACAAGAAATCTCCACCTTGCACTTATTCACTCCACTTTGATCCAATCCTTCCGTACAATCTCCACTTCAACTCAAACCTTTCACATAAACTTTAGCTTAGCCCTTGACAATGCCACTGCAACTGTCTAAACCCAATCAAGAATTATCCAATTGTTTGCAGCAAAAGCTTATGATCCTTGAATCTTATCCAACTCACCTTGAACAGGTTGCTAACAACCCAGACAAACCGCACCCATTCTGGTTGAACGTTGCTCACTTGAGTTGAGTTCCACATACCTTGGTCAGGCTAAAGCCAGTTCGAGCAACATTAACCCAATTTTGGTTCTCTCATTCCCACATGCCTTCTTTCTACTATAGTCAACAATCTGCATTTCACCATATCCAGAAGAAATCCTATCACCTTGACCTCCTCTAGCAGCAGTCTAGCTCACCACCCAAAACTAAAGTCTGAGTTGAGATCAAAATCCTAACAAACTTAACTGTCATGACTTGATTGCATCTGTTTTGACTGCATCAACCGGGGCTTCAAAATAGTGGGGAAAAAATCAAAAGAGAGAACAAAAATATATGAACTCGAGTTTGCACAAAACTTTAACTTGGGATAGTGAAATTATATAGAGTTAATGAAGAAACCTGCTCGAATTTATCATGGTGACTCTCCAAAGTAATTTTGAGTAGCCCTTCAGATGCATACTCTTCTAGTATTGGCTTATACATAGATTGGAATAATGTAAAACTCCCACGGATTATATTCTTTACCTGGAAATCAAACATATATCACAAGAAAGTCAAAATATGATCAAATATGGTAAAACAAGAAGTGGAAATAAGATTTTTTATTTCCAATTGACTTGTAAAAGAAGTAACTATTTTTCCAGCAACACATGGCAAGCAAACAGAAGCATTGGTAATAGGATTTAAACATGAATCTATAGAATTGCCGATTCCACTTAGAATGGCATCAACTGTAGAACTGAGCTGACATTTAACATATATTATGGAGTCATAGATAAACATTTCAATGAGTGAAACAGTGTATTTCACTAACCTTATTCTTGTCCTCTGCAAAAAGCATTCTCAAATCACCCTTGTAGGAGAGACCACAGATTGTAGCATATAGATCTTCCTAAATCATGAGCTTAACAAAAAGGTAAGGAGATTTGCAGGGAGAAAACGCCTATCTTGGAAACTAAAAGAACATGTTGAAATGGTAAAACCACACCTCACTAAATTTAGCTGGCAAAAGGAGGAGTGAAGCAGAAGTTGCTGCCTTCAAATTAAGCAAGTTGACCTTTCGTATGTCCCAGTTATCAACTATAAAATGAACCTAAGGGAGAAATAAACTTTGCAATTACATATACATGTTAAAGGTGTACTAAACAATTATTATATGAATATATGCTCAATCAAGTATCTAGaagaaaaattctattaaaatgaTAAGGAAAGGAAAAGTACACTTCGATGAATTCAGAAGCATCATGAACTACAAAGGTGATATACAAAATAACCTAATTAGCATCTACAAACGGTTGTATATATAAATAGAATCGCTAGAAAGCAACATTTAATTAAAGCATATGATTGTCTGTGTTTCATAAAAATAGCTGTTTCATAACAAACTACAAAATCACATGTATTTTCATCTTTTGAAACTGTACTACCTGTGAGATTTTTTAAGACTTAGGATGCCGCCATCATAGCTTGTCATGATAATAGCACAAGTATAGAAAATGTCCCACCTTCTGAAGACATACTTCAGATAGTCTTATCTTtaaagtacaaaaaaaaaaaaaatccagaactTGATTTAGTCCTCTCGTCATCTTTGAGCAGAATTTCTTACTTGTATCATGACATACAACACGTatcataacaataaaataagataaaatttatttaagcatagatgatgatatagtaggagataaagCTCAATGACGTACACTTaatgggataagacttggttgttgttgttgttgttgtttgtgtCATGACATACATCTTGCAAAAACAGCACAAAGAAATGTACTCAATATATGTGCAACCAAAACTAATTCCAAAGCTATGCTCCTTGCTTCAGTCGACTCATTTTTACTGCATGGCATGCATTTACAGTGAACTGATTTCTACCATGCTAGATTAGACAGACTTTTTGGAGTTACTAAAACTCAACTTACATTGAAAAACACAAGGTAAACAAAGAAATTGTGAATCTCTCTCATCAAAAGTTAATTACTTCAAATGACCCAGATCTACAAAGATCAGTGGTAGTGGAGGAAGGATCATGAGAATGCATTACATAGTTTCACGCGGACCAACAAAAGAAAATGAGCAAGAAAGTATCATAGAATATCATAAGGACACAAAAAAGGAGATGAATGTTAAGTCATTGATAATGAGCCAAGTCGCAAAATAACCAAGAACCACCTCAAGGAACGACATACAGGTTTCTGCAAACGGCCGCTCAGATAAAACCTATTCCATGTCAGCACATCCATAGCCAAATCATGCATCCGCACGACTCCATACTTGATATTCTGTCAAATACTGAAAAttcaagagcaaaaagaaaattcCAAGCACAAAGAAACTTGAAAACAGCAAACCAGACAACCTTGTCCCTCCACACCACAAAGGGGTTGAAGTGCACGCCAACGCCAATTCTGTCAGCAACCCAGTTGACCTAAACCCCAAAGAAATCACTCAAATGCGCCGCACCTAAATAAAACCCAAGATCCCATTCCCAAGCAGCCACAATCGAGTATGTGCTCAAGGAAACTTACCGCCGTCGGCCCGAGCCGGGCCATCCATTTAGAGTAATGGTGTCCGTTCCTTTCCAAATTCTGGAATTTCACTCAATCACAATACTACTGAAAGCTGGATTCATTATGCAACCAGGAAAAAAGATTACAAGGATACAAGAACGTACTTCCGCGTGCCATTGTACAGGGTCTGCAACGCCCAAGATGTAATCTACCATGGAGGTCTAGAAAGTTCCAAAACAGGGAGATTGAAGCAGCGACCTAAGGAATCAAAGAAGACGAATTAGGGGGGTTTACCTTGTCCGTGTTGTTGGGGAGGAGGGAGGATCCGTACGCACAGCAGAAATCGACGGGAGGGAGAAGCTCGAGGGGGCCAGCGAGTTCCGCCGCCCTTTGACCAGCTTCCATTGCCTCTTCAGTAGGACGAGGCCGCAGGAGAACGCTGCCGAGACGAAGACTGGGTATTTATAGAACTCCGCGACAGAAGAAAGGGATCCTTCAGCTCTAGGGGTTTCTCGGCGACGACCTCGACgagatggatcgattaattggTTCGGGTGTACGATCAAACTCTGGCTCGGTGAACCGGTCTGCTGACTCGACCGTCTAATTAAGTTAGCGCTCTCGATCAGTTGATGTCCTTTgtttttaattcatttttttaatattttaccgaACAGTAAATAATCCATCTTGGAAACATTTGCATGcactaattaaaaataaaactttaaacgcagtttaataaaaaaaactttattttcacTCCTCAAATATAATTGATACTAATTCATCTAATTACCTTAAATATTTTtagtataaaaaattaaaaaataaatataattcttcttaaattcaatacattaaattagaatctagtatattttttattaaattaagcaCGACTTTTTTTCCATcttaattggatggaaaatatattagattttctttaaatgatgctcaattggatgaaaaacatactagattttctttaaaggatattgaatttaggaggaattatattaagtaggaaaaaaatcgtgctcaatttgatagaaaatataatcgattctagtttaaaatactgaatttaactggaattatacttatttttagactttttgtacttaaaaaatatgaggagaaattttgatagaaaatatactcgattctaatttaACGTgctaaatttaaaagtaattatactcatttttagattttttatacctaaaaaatc from Zingiber officinale cultivar Zhangliang chromosome 4B, Zo_v1.1, whole genome shotgun sequence includes:
- the LOC121975926 gene encoding phosphatidate cytidylyltransferase, mitochondrial-like; amino-acid sequence: MEAGQRAAELAGPLELLPPVDFCCAYGSSLLPNNTDKTSMVDYILGVADPVQWHAENLERNGHHYSKWMARLGPTAVNWVADRIGVGVHFNPFVVWRDKNIKYGVVRMHDLAMDVLTWNRFYLSGRLQKPVHFIVDNWDIRKVNLLNLKAATSASLLLLPAKFSEEDLYATICGLSYKGDLRMLFAEDKNKVKNIIRGSFTLFQSMYKPILEEYASEGLLKITLESHHDKFEQDCGSSATNNHLCSLPWAIQSQLSLKHKMNAEGIVKPCNIVASRELAASLVTNTSRRIVMMSSGRQAISGLIATGGVNAARYFSRKLSKAWKSRTA